The window aCGAAAAGTATAATAGTTTCATTGatcttataaataataaaaaaaaattgatgaaTATTTCTAGTGATAAAGTGTCTAAACTTTATaagttatttaaaattttatgtgAAATGTATACTAAAATTGATTATGGCAATAAAACATGCAATAACTATTTGAAAGATGCTAATAAATTTGTTGATGAATATCAAAAACTCcttaatgataatgatactGATAATGGAAACAATTTATACAATCAACTATTGTGTAGtttatcaactgattatgataatttaaaaagtaAATGTAGCGATAGTTCATCCTTTCGAGAGATAAAAACACCAACAAATTGTGTAAAAAGATCCAAACAAAGTTCTCAACTAATTTCTGCACAAAATTCTGAAGATATATCAAGTTCGTCAATAGGAAACAAATTGtttacagttttatcgatatttggtgcaatagcatttcttttaggaatttcttataaggtaaataataaagaaattaaaaattattttcattatatgtaTGCAAATGTTAACAGAAAAATTACacgtttcttaacattttatattagtattccttatttggatttcaaaaacaaaaattaagagaaaagctaaaaaatataaagaagagaatgaatcAATAATATACGATTCGAAGAGTAGTGATTATTTCAcgaatagtaataattattgatatattttaagaaactgtttATTGGGAAGTAATctttgcataattttatatagtttttatgttgtgggttaGGGTTAAAGTTGTGGttcccatattcgggttagagctaagtattatatctttacttaattttgtataatttgaacactaatttaatatatgtaccatccATGTATGTTTAATCTCAAGCTGAAGTCTAAATATGCAACAAAAAATGGGTActgccattaatatgaaaaggcCCCCATAGCATTTTTctcataaattataatatatacatttgtgTGTTTatgccgatttaatatgattaaaattaaatgtctatattgactatatatgaattcatattatgctttatcataattgcctattatataagtATTGATAACCCAGAGCTATATCGAATTACCCACATCATAATATACAAtgtatttctttatttggtgaaacattttatttagtaaaacttattgtTTATAgagtatttattttaatttaaatcatgttatccaactgaactgtaataatacatatttataaaatatcgatcgatattcgataatacaacgttatctataaaagatgttttatgcacctaacatttttaataatcaataaaaatatgcatattagtaaaaaattaaattatagatatatgtatactatccttttaattttcgattatatatagttttattttatgataaagttttaaattcaaataatagagttattaatatatacattaatttatttactataaaggtatactATTGGAtgaatcactattaattttgaactttatagttttgaggtataaataaattatattttaaaatagttaaaaaataaaatatatgtatattaataaattttttatcatattttattctaataattataaataatatgatagatagaataacgttaatgttatatatctatacatataaactggtaaaatattattcaatAACTAATActgaaatattgttatattgtgaaaccttcatataattaaatactgatattaattttatagagaaggcaaataataatacattataaggGTATTAATGTTATGTTTTTGTTAAAGGTTCAATTTTGAatatgtggttttatattcaaaaaaaatagataaataaagaaactgttaaagactcaattatgttaaatatcattttattattccatattaacgcatattatattgtcgttgttttaccatagaattcataaaatatagaatttttaataaattatttgaacgATATACATTAACTATAAcagtagaatatataagataaaattatgtataatatttagcgaaatatatatattaaagagctaatatatcttatctctctcctattaaagtgcaatataagaacctaattaaacatagttttatattatactttaaaatatcatcagtaggtacatatgtttaatatttactaagcattattttaaaaataatatgaattcaaagacttatttaagcttataagtACGGGCTCAGTGTTAATTggtgttttaaaaaatggaaatgatgacaaaatatattataaaattacccaataaagTATATTTCTAAAACGTAATGtgtaagaataaaaataaagttattgaaaatgttaactATAATTggaatggatatatattaaataaaaacaatatatatttaagtatatgcaattaaaaaagggggaaatacaatttattttgaaaatactataattttaataaaacatggtatatagtattagaaacaagtatatacgtatttaatatatttaaaaaaataactatttatatactttaaggattatagtaataatgggtttcttaattgtttcgatttttgcagtatattaatacaaaagATATGATGTTGGTTATTTTCCATATTAAATCATGTGTATAAGAgatgtatttttaattcgttACATTGGtgctttaatttttataataatggtCATATGAGTGTTATTAAGGATAACAATTTATGTAAAATTGTATCTATACACATCGTAAAACATGTATTAAACATCACCAAACCACGATAATTTATCTAACTACCGTAaagttattatattgttccatattatctttaaattaatattaaaaatgataataacatGATCAATTAcagataattttatattatagttcaattattttgtcatttattaagcataaaatatataaaatatgatgttacataatctacatattataaacaaaataaaattgcaaTGGATAAAACCCTGGTatctgcattttttaataaaatttgcttGTATTTGTTGATATTATATTGCCTATAAAATTCAtcaacatatatttttattatacttttttaaatgttttcttagtgtgaacAGTTTGATATATTGAGAAACTATTTACCCGATGAATTAGAAAACCATACATCAGtcaattttaataaaaatgagaatATTAAGTATTACTGCTCTAATGGAGAATCAAAGGAAACAGAATGTAAGACAGATCTCGATCAAATTAAGGCTGGATGTTTATGGTTGTTTGAGCAATTGTTTgtgaaaaatggaaaaaatatcaataatGTTCAATACATTatcatatggttaagttataaactaaATCAAAAGACGTATGACGGAATCACGAATCTAAATGATTTTTACACTAATTGTATAAACAATAATACGCATTATACTGATTGTAAACAAAATGGTCAAGATTGTAGTGGTTCATTAAATAGTAATACAGGATATAACAATTATAAGGAAATCATAAATGGAAGAAAGAATTTGTTGAGtactaatattaaaaatatgtctaaaatttatgatgcatttaaaccattatgtaacatgtataTTGAAATTGTTGGAAGCAACACAATATCTGATAAATCTATACAAAATGCTAACaaatttgttgaaaaatataatgaacttAATAACGATTCTGATAATGCTAAAGATGAAGTCTATTGTCAAgtattgtctacattatcaaatgattataataatttaaaagattATTGTGATAGTAATAGCATTGATTGTAGAAATATTCCATTCTTTACATCGACAAAAACAGAAGAACACGGTGTGCAAAGTTCTGAAGAGATTTGTGATGATACACCAAGCTTCTCgatagtaaaaaaattaattctagctttattaatattcagTACAATATCAATCTTTTtgggaattttttttaaggtaaataataagaaatttaaaaattattttcattaaatatatgcaaacgttaacaaaaaaatcgtacacttcttaacattttatattagtgtTCGTTATTTGTATTACGGAAAAGAgctcaaaaacaatatttaagagaaaaggtaaaaaaataaagaaaatggatcattaatatattattcgaagAGTATTGACTATTTCAGAAATAGTAACaatgattgatatatttaagaAACTGCCTATttggaagtaatttttgcataatttttatatagtttttatgttctCGAACTCATATTGGGGTTagggttaagtattatattgtatttaatttgaataattttataatatttattagtttaaggaattgttttaaaggtttagggttatattgaattatatatatcataaaatggtcatgttatgaatatttttatttaacgaAACTGCTTATTTTCATTCtaaatttatgttatattttattttttctatgaatgtatatgaattatttttaaaggaAAGAATGTTTTAGTtggtttattataatattcacatatatgtgtataaaatatattggtATTATATGGTTTAAATaagaacataaaaaattattacatataatgTAACATTTGTATTGAATCATCTGATCACTTCATTAATTTCAttactataaataatattaaaatcaaATATCACTTACAAATAAAGAATCGTTTAAATATATGGGATATCCCCCCAAATTTTAGCCTATAGATGATGTCCATGTTTGTAAACAAAAAAGGGTGATAAGTATTAAATGAAAGAtattcataagttataacagttttatttgtattattcaaaaaattaatacatatagatgcattataatattaaaagacaaaaaaatatatataaacttttTCAAAACggaaaaatatgttttatgaCGGTAATTTAAAGCGGATATTATGCATGGAAATAAATCTTCTAGTGTTATGgtgatgaaaaatatatgtttatttatgaAGTGAGAAATAATCTAAAGGTTTTCGACAatgcatttttattaaatggaACCATGTTCATCAAcctaagaaaaaaaacataaatggatgaatatataaaatgtttaaatttgttgcaaattataaatatttacactTATTTAaaaccatatttttttaacaattgttgaaataaattattattaaaatctGTATACTGGTCATAGATTCGATAtagatgatataaatatggtCCTTTCTTTTTTCAACAATGTATCCAATTAAGTTAACAAAcgctttttttatttttccatttctaATATCATCTTCAGAATCAATTTCAGCTTGGAATAAATTTGCACTTTCTACCATTttgttttcaaaatattttttatttttacggTTGTGATCAATTATATTTGCTGAAGCCATGACAACTATAGCTTTGTTTTCTGAtatctacaaaattaataaaagtgtATTTGAATAATATGATAATTACGATTTATAACGAAATAGAAGAAGAAAGTTTTGCTTACTTTAAATTTTGCAGCtaaagcataaaaatatttacgaAGAGACCACGGGTGTTTTTTGCAACGTTGTTGTATCATTACTAAATTTGGACTGTACACACGGacaattttttctaaaatagatattataaaattgcatatatataattaaaatatcatGATTTTGAAGATGTGGGAGAgaataaatagtaacaataatatgttaattcgactaattatttatgttttgtatacttttaacagcggaattatttaaatataggTCACTATCGGGATTCcatattttgtttaatagttcattatactaatggaagcaaagagaaatatataaattataataattttttaatttcaatttgGTTTATAACTTTTTATGTTGTTCGTTAATTGATACTTGATTCGGATCATAAATTAGATATTCAGCTTTTAGAATTTTTGTATGACCtcgatgtttttttttataaaaaacttTATTCTCAGAAGGAATTCCGCCACAAATTGTATAGCCTTTACTTGTAGCATGATGTTCTAACTGTTTTAAAGCGTCATTCATAAATTTGCACGCTTTTATAGTTTCTTCGGTATCGATATATAACAGGTGCttgtttttttgatatatttcttttgtattatcatagctaaaaatgaacatatttttaatgtgtacaaaaataaagttattgtatttataacatttttgcAAAGATGTacacatttaatattttcataatgaaatatataatatatattgtagtATTTTCTTACGTAggataacattttttatttttttttggtttgtgttttgtaaatttgtttgatttgtgttttttatctttttttggAATAAGTTCAGTTGCAAGGGTGTTCTTATTCACACATAGGGAgattattaaaagaaataaaacaatttgaacaaaaaatatattcatttttgaagtttacatacaaaatattaaaatatacattagtatttttttaattaaaaattaactCGGAAAATTGGGGATGTGTAATTAAAATTGAAGCAAATAATTTTCtccaataaaatataaaaactattaTTTAAACGGTAAATGTGTTCTTTTATCAGATTCataagtttaatatatttttaatataaataattcaacCACAAAACGACATCAATAAAAGAATctttcataaataatgaatatcaaaaataactttaattatataaatgatatgtTTAATGTATGGGATTATGAAtacaaaaattttatatttttacaattgATCAAACTCAacttaaaatttataaaacagTTCATTACGTATGGAAATACACATATACTTACATTAGTAAATAAAAGATCatagtaatattatattaattaatttagtATGAGAAATGCAGTTAATTCTCTATATTACTAATACTACTATAATAACAACATTTTTTACTTCATAATgataaaatgtatattatggTAATTACACATTTGTGATTTTTTATCActtttaatacaaattttactaaataacaCTTTTCTAGcaaaattgttaattttataaaaattatttattgg is drawn from Plasmodium yoelii strain 17X genome assembly, chromosome: 2 and contains these coding sequences:
- a CDS encoding fam-a protein: MNIFFVQIVLFLLIISLCVNKNTLATELIPKKDKKHKSNKFTKHKPKKNKKCYPTYDNTKEIYQKNKHLLYIDTEETIKACKFMNDALKQLEHHATSKGYTICGGIPSENKVFYKKKHRGHTKILKAEYLIYDPNQYNELLNKIWNPDSDLYLNNSAVKKKIVRVYSPNLVMIQQRCKKHPWSLRKYFYALAAKFKISENKAIVVMASANIIDHNRKNKKYFENKMVESANLFQAEIDSEDDIRNGKIKKAFVNLIGYIVDEHGSI
- a CDS encoding PIR protein, which codes for MDKDVCEKFENVWDKFPDKLTSDNEYDFKKENFLEGYCDDYECSTNYGKLNAGFFYLLNQFIGSSGSLYNVENNINVVEYIILWLSYMLNLKSTQDDTITNLNNFYIVNVNKHEKYNSFIDLINNKKKLMNISSDKVSKLYKLFKILCEMYTKIDYGNKTCNNYLKDANKFVDEYQKLLNDNDTDNGNNLYNQLLCSLSTDYDNLKSKCSDSSSFREIKTPTNCVKRSKQSSQLISAQNSEDISSSSIGNKLFTVLSIFGAIAFLLGISYKYSLFGFQKQKLREKLKNIKKRMNQ
- a CDS encoding PIR protein, whose protein sequence is MDKTLCEQFDILRNYLPDELENHTSVNFNKNENIKYYCSNGESKETECKTDLDQIKAGCLWLFEQLFVKNGKNINNVQYIIIWLSYKLNQKTYDGITNLNDFYTNCINNNTHYTDCKQNGQDCSGSLNSNTGYNNYKEIINGRKNLLSTNIKNMSKIYDAFKPLCNMYIEIVGSNTISDKSIQNANKFVEKYNELNNDSDNAKDEVYCQVLSTLSNDYNNLKDYCDSNSIDCRNIPFFTSTKTEEHGVQSSEEICDDTPSFSIVKKLILALLIFSTISIFLGIFFKCSLFVLRKRAQKQYLREKVKK